The following DNA comes from Paraburkholderia phytofirmans PsJN.
GCGCGTCGATGATGTACTGCGTCATCCCTTCATTGATTGCCGGAAAGATCGCGTGCGACGCCTGATGCAACGTGTTGTCGAGATCGAACAGCCAGACCGGACGGCCACCTGCGATATGCGGACGACGGTTTCGGGAGGTGGGAGTGCGCATGGTGGAGGACGCCGTTCAGGCGCGAACAGTTGCCTCACGCGGCGAACGCGAACGGTTCACGGTGCGGGTAGCGGGAAAGGAAGAGGGAACGGGTTGGTGCTTCGTGGCGGTGCTTTGCTGCGAGCCGCCGAAGGTGCAGCGCGCGCTGTACGAGTGTGCAGCGCAACTGCACGGCACGCGAAGCACGCCATGTTGACGTGCTGCGCGCGCCGGGTTTGAGGCAGGAATCAATGCGAGCGGATCATCGTGCCGAACGGCTGTTCGGTGAGAATTTCCAGCAGCACCGAGTGCTCGATACGGCCGTCGATGATGTGCACCGAGCGCACGCCGCTCTTGGCCGCGTCCAGCGCGGACGAGATTTTCGGCAGCATGCCGCCGGAGATCGTACCGTCGGCGAACAGACCGTCGATTTCGCGCGCCGACAGATCGGTCAGCAGATTGCCTTCCTTGTCCATCACGCCGGGGATGTTGGTCATCATGACGAGCTTTTCGGCGTTCAGCACCACCGCCAGCTTGCCCGCGACCAGATCCGCGTTGATGTTGTACGACAGGCCGTCTTCGCCGAAACCGATCGGCGAGATCACTGGAATGAACGCGTCGTCTTGCAGCGCCTTCACGACCGCCGGATTGATCGCCTCGACTTCGCCCACTTGCCCGATATCCACGTACTGACCGGGATTGTCGCGATCCGGCATCAGCATCTTGCGCGCGTGGATCAGGCCGCCGTCCTTGCCCGTCAGGCCGACCGCGTGGCCGCCGAAGTGGTTGATCAGCGTGACGATGTCCTGCTGCACTTCGCCGCCGAGCACCCATTCGACGACTTCCATCGTCTCTTCGTCGGTGACGCGCATGCCCTGGATGAATGTGCCCTGTTTGCCGATCTTCTTCAGCGCCTGGTCGATTTGCGGACCGCCGCCGTGCACGATGACCGGATTGATGCCGACCAGCTTGAGCAGGATCACGTCGCGCGCGAAGCCTTGCTTGAGCCGCTCTTCGGTCATGGCGTTGCCGCCGTATTTGATGACCACGGTCTTACCGTGATACTGACGAATGTAGGGGAGCGCCTCGGCCAGGATTTCAGCCTTGAGGGTGGGCGCGATCTGCGAAAGGTCGGGAAGCTCGGACATGGCGGCAGGCTCAGGCACGGAACAGTTAAAACAGGGCGAATTGTACAGGACTGGCGCGCTGCAACAGGGTTTTCGATAGTTGCGCGAGCGGCGGGCGCCATGGGCTTTGCGCACCGCGCAATCACTGCCAGCACTCGCCAGCAAACGACGAAGCGTACCGCGCTTTTGAGGCGCTTGTGAACTAGCCGAACGGACGACTCACGGCGGTTCGCCAGTCGTGGCATCATTTCCTGATCACGGCTGAAGCGAGGGTATCCGGCCCGTCATGAAACCGTCCGTTTCCCGTTCTCAAGGCAGCGCGCGCTGCCCGCGCTGCGGCAACGCGTTCGATTGCGCCATGCATGGGCAGCC
Coding sequences within:
- the argB gene encoding acetylglutamate kinase, whose product is MSELPDLSQIAPTLKAEILAEALPYIRQYHGKTVVIKYGGNAMTEERLKQGFARDVILLKLVGINPVIVHGGGPQIDQALKKIGKQGTFIQGMRVTDEETMEVVEWVLGGEVQQDIVTLINHFGGHAVGLTGKDGGLIHARKMLMPDRDNPGQYVDIGQVGEVEAINPAVVKALQDDAFIPVISPIGFGEDGLSYNINADLVAGKLAVVLNAEKLVMMTNIPGVMDKEGNLLTDLSAREIDGLFADGTISGGMLPKISSALDAAKSGVRSVHIIDGRIEHSVLLEILTEQPFGTMIRSH